A portion of the Halopelagius inordinatus genome contains these proteins:
- a CDS encoding DUF7089 family protein → MFETRELPDDVAAVRDEHAPDSLVLDVAADFETIPPAAAEDLGLLAESLDPATYPAEWLPDDAPQLLVRYAGRDFTIGMPGDGTVVWTRQTVPPTVFAKARAEGTPEEFLDFLLAEAFVQIGTGAPEQFLPFFGDQYRELDDAVPLPPNDVYQIATALYEAWVGLQTRPTFESWDGTHPRLYDAWTDAGARLQGRLTNLPTAVARGQTSFADATEFACSAVKHGRELPAPFAALDTQAYVEYGASYGVRWAKKTFEQLGGRSEAEE, encoded by the coding sequence ATGTTCGAGACGCGCGAACTCCCCGACGATGTCGCCGCGGTCCGAGACGAACACGCCCCAGACAGCCTCGTCCTCGACGTGGCGGCGGACTTCGAGACGATACCGCCCGCCGCGGCGGAGGACCTCGGCCTGCTAGCGGAGTCTCTCGACCCGGCGACGTACCCCGCAGAGTGGCTCCCCGACGACGCTCCGCAACTGCTCGTTCGCTACGCCGGACGCGACTTCACCATCGGCATGCCGGGCGACGGAACGGTCGTCTGGACCCGACAGACCGTCCCGCCGACGGTGTTCGCGAAGGCCCGCGCGGAGGGGACGCCCGAGGAGTTCCTCGATTTCCTGTTGGCTGAGGCGTTCGTCCAGATCGGGACGGGCGCGCCCGAACAGTTCCTTCCCTTTTTCGGCGACCAGTACCGCGAACTCGACGACGCCGTCCCTCTGCCGCCGAACGACGTCTACCAGATAGCGACCGCTCTCTACGAGGCATGGGTCGGGCTCCAGACGCGGCCGACGTTCGAGTCGTGGGACGGCACCCATCCCCGTCTGTACGACGCGTGGACGGACGCCGGGGCGCGACTGCAGGGGAGACTCACGAACCTCCCGACGGCCGTCGCGCGCGGACAGACCTCGTTTGCGGACGCGACGGAGTTCGCGTGCTCGGCCGTCAAACACGGTCGGGAGTTGCCCGCGCCGTTCGCGGCACTCGACACGCAGGCGTACGTCGAGTACGGCGCGTCCTACGGGGTTCGGTGGGCGAAAAAGACGTTCGAGCAACTCGGCGGCCGGTCGGAAGCCGAGGAGTAG
- a CDS encoding DUF7090 family protein — MDYTLAIENTPETVPGGTGILLLHPSIGETDRIDTDFLKTDTDHFLVVSTRTTAREVEQKLEHYDVDESRAVILDTLSVERGYSRRGSDNVHYVSSPDDLDGIVTQTRRFLESHEGRVRVSVDSVTEMAYYADVDRALQATEELLELLGEHDAVGLFHLSNEVHGEETLQRFRDLFDGVIELDVDGTVSGHF; from the coding sequence ATGGATTACACCCTCGCCATCGAGAACACGCCGGAGACAGTTCCGGGCGGGACGGGCATTCTGCTCTTACATCCGAGCATCGGCGAAACCGACCGCATCGACACGGACTTTCTGAAGACCGACACGGACCACTTTCTCGTCGTCTCGACGCGAACCACGGCCCGAGAAGTCGAGCAGAAACTCGAACACTACGACGTAGACGAGTCCCGCGCCGTCATCCTCGACACTCTCTCCGTCGAACGGGGATACTCCCGACGCGGCAGCGACAACGTCCACTACGTCTCCTCGCCCGACGACTTGGACGGCATCGTCACGCAGACGCGCCGATTCCTCGAATCCCACGAGGGCAGAGTGCGCGTGAGCGTCGATTCCGTCACCGAGATGGCGTACTACGCCGACGTCGACAGGGCGTTGCAGGCGACGGAGGAACTCCTCGAACTCCTCGGCGAACACGACGCGGTCGGCCTGTTCCACCTCTCGAACGAGGTACACGGAGAGGAGACCCTCCAACGGTTCCGCGACCTGTTCGACGGCGTCATCGAACTCGACGTCGACGGGACCGTCTCGGGTCACTTCTGA
- a CDS encoding DUF2391 family protein yields the protein MGRGRRYAVSDTAQQIVGGFLLAGPFVVTEEVWSLARAMSGVQAALTVVIVFSVGYGTLYKADDGRDPDREDDVAGIPVRFISLILVSYLSVFLLAVSFNAPGTFLGDLVSEGSYAALGVSLEWDVISVTLKAVSIGSVFSVIGAATADTLF from the coding sequence ATGGGTAGAGGACGCCGGTACGCCGTCTCGGACACGGCCCAACAGATAGTCGGCGGGTTCCTCCTGGCGGGGCCGTTCGTCGTGACCGAGGAGGTGTGGAGCCTCGCCCGCGCGATGTCGGGGGTGCAGGCGGCGTTGACCGTGGTCATCGTGTTCTCCGTCGGATACGGAACGCTGTACAAAGCCGACGACGGCAGAGACCCGGACAGAGAAGACGACGTGGCCGGGATTCCCGTCCGGTTCATCTCTCTCATCCTCGTCTCGTATCTCTCGGTGTTTCTCCTCGCCGTCTCGTTCAACGCGCCCGGGACGTTCCTCGGTGATCTGGTGAGCGAGGGGTCGTACGCCGCACTCGGCGTCTCCTTGGAGTGGGACGTCATCTCGGTGACGCTGAAGGCCGTAAGCATCGGGTCGGTGTTCAGCGTCATCGGCGCCGCGACGGCGGACACGCTGTTTTGA
- a CDS encoding class I SAM-dependent methyltransferase: MSVRDEFDAWAADGRDRGMEDRHWHTAKHVLARVPVEEGDVVLDLGCGSGYAGRALRETKGAGRVYGLDGSPEMAQNARSYTDDGADVGFLVGDFDELPFADDSIDHVWSMEAFYYASDPDHTLEEIRRVLRPGGTFFCAVNYYEENVHSHEWQERIAVNMTRWSAADYRAAFRDAGLHVAEQDNIADREIEIPPESEFPTENWESRQAMVERYRTYGTLLTVGVAP; the protein is encoded by the coding sequence ATGAGCGTTCGAGACGAGTTCGACGCCTGGGCGGCCGACGGCCGCGACAGAGGGATGGAGGACCGCCACTGGCACACCGCAAAGCACGTTCTCGCGCGCGTCCCCGTAGAGGAGGGCGACGTCGTCCTCGATTTGGGATGCGGAAGCGGGTACGCCGGACGCGCCCTCCGCGAGACGAAAGGCGCCGGGCGCGTCTACGGCCTCGACGGGTCGCCCGAGATGGCGCAGAACGCCCGGTCGTACACCGACGACGGCGCCGACGTGGGGTTTCTCGTCGGCGACTTCGACGAACTCCCGTTCGCCGACGACAGCATCGACCACGTCTGGAGCATGGAGGCGTTCTACTACGCGTCGGACCCCGACCACACCCTCGAAGAAATCCGCAGAGTGCTCCGCCCCGGCGGCACGTTCTTCTGCGCTGTGAACTACTACGAGGAGAACGTCCACTCCCACGAGTGGCAAGAGCGCATCGCGGTCAATATGACCCGGTGGTCCGCCGCCGACTACCGCGCGGCGTTCCGCGACGCGGGCCTCCACGTCGCAGAACAGGACAACATCGCCGACAGGGAGATAGAGATACCGCCCGAATCGGAGTTCCCGACCGAGAACTGGGAGTCCCGCCAAGCGATGGTCGAGCGGTATCGGACGTACGGGACGCTTCTGACCGTCGGCGTCGCGCCCTGA
- a CDS encoding ABC transporter ATP-binding protein yields the protein MRLELDDVEMVYGGTTALSDVNLDIEDGEFFTLVGPSGCGKTTTLRLVAGFESPTAGSIQFDGREMRGVPPEARGVGVVFQNYALFPHMTVGENVAYGLRFSDPPGGVSHDERVAELLELVGLPDAADRDPTELSGGQQQRIALARALAPGPDLLLLDEPMSALDARLRERLRVTVKEIQSELDITTLYVTHDQEEALAVSDRIAVMSDGRVEQVGTPREVYRSPETRFVAEFVGDNNVFVGRAVGANSPHETKGVGDESADGASGSAVRVAVGKQTYLVGTDRDVETGDRVTFCVRPERMRVVAGGTGGPSADRSAVSETGAADGGETDPPASRAVTAANRLTGRVADAEFLGETTRVRVDCDGHRITLRTTDPLDGAVEIGFDAADAHVVEVEARRRE from the coding sequence ATGAGACTCGAACTCGACGACGTGGAGATGGTGTACGGCGGGACGACTGCGCTCTCGGACGTGAACCTCGATATCGAGGACGGGGAGTTTTTCACCCTCGTCGGCCCCTCGGGGTGCGGAAAGACGACGACGCTCCGCCTCGTCGCGGGCTTCGAATCCCCGACGGCGGGGTCGATTCAGTTCGACGGGCGGGAGATGCGCGGCGTGCCCCCCGAGGCGCGCGGCGTCGGCGTCGTCTTCCAGAACTACGCGCTCTTTCCGCACATGACCGTCGGCGAGAACGTCGCCTACGGCCTCCGATTTTCCGACCCTCCGGGCGGCGTCTCCCACGACGAACGCGTCGCGGAGTTGCTGGAGTTGGTCGGCCTCCCGGACGCGGCCGACAGAGACCCGACCGAGTTGTCGGGCGGCCAACAGCAGCGAATCGCCCTCGCGCGGGCACTCGCGCCGGGGCCCGACCTTCTCCTCTTGGACGAACCGATGAGCGCACTCGACGCGCGCCTGCGGGAACGACTGCGGGTGACGGTAAAGGAGATACAGTCCGAGTTGGATATCACGACGCTGTACGTCACGCACGACCAAGAGGAGGCGTTAGCCGTCTCGGACCGCATCGCGGTGATGAGCGACGGCCGAGTCGAACAGGTGGGGACGCCCCGGGAGGTGTACCGGAGTCCGGAGACGCGGTTCGTCGCGGAGTTCGTCGGCGACAACAACGTCTTCGTCGGGCGGGCGGTGGGAGCCAACTCTCCACACGAAACAAAGGGGGTCGGGGACGAATCGGCCGACGGGGCCTCCGGGTCCGCGGTTCGCGTCGCAGTCGGAAAACAGACGTATCTCGTCGGGACCGACCGAGACGTCGAGACCGGTGACCGGGTGACGTTCTGCGTCCGACCCGAACGGATGCGCGTCGTCGCGGGCGGGACGGGCGGACCGTCGGCGGACCGAAGCGCGGTGTCGGAGACGGGGGCGGCCGACGGCGGCGAGACGGACCCCCCGGCGTCGAGAGCGGTGACGGCGGCGAACCGACTGACGGGACGAGTGGCGGACGCGGAGTTTCTCGGCGAGACGACGCGCGTCCGCGTCGACTGCGACGGACACCGGATAACGCTCCGGACGACGGACCCACTGGACGGCGCGGTAGAAATCGGGTTCGACGCGGCGGACGCTCACGTCGTCGAAGTCGAAGCGCGACGTCGGGAGTGA